In one Pseudomonadales bacterium genomic region, the following are encoded:
- a CDS encoding ECF-type sigma factor: MSEPTQLLRRWQTGDQAALIELMEVVYKDLRTRAGKILSGQSAIRLQPTELVNESFIKLATIEGADWQDRAHFLAVAAKAMRQVLLDQVKYDHAAKRARKDVTLVTHHLEQVAPADFCDLDDALRRLSEIDEGLAQIVELKFFSGMSNPEIAAYTRTSESTVKRQWRAARAWLLDELSVQPEG, from the coding sequence TTGAGCGAACCAACTCAACTACTGCGTCGATGGCAGACCGGAGACCAGGCCGCGCTGATTGAACTGATGGAGGTTGTCTACAAGGATCTGCGAACTCGTGCAGGCAAGATCCTGTCCGGTCAGAGTGCAATACGCCTCCAGCCCACCGAACTGGTCAACGAGTCGTTCATCAAGCTTGCCACAATAGAGGGGGCGGACTGGCAGGATCGCGCGCATTTTCTAGCTGTAGCAGCCAAGGCGATGCGTCAGGTATTGCTGGATCAGGTCAAATATGACCACGCCGCGAAGCGGGCGCGAAAAGATGTGACGCTCGTGACACACCATCTGGAACAGGTCGCGCCCGCTGATTTTTGCGATCTGGACGACGCGCTACGCAGGCTATCGGAAATCGATGAAGGGCTGGCTCAAATCGTGGAACTGAAGTTCTTTTCCGGAATGAGCAATCCGGAGATTGCGGCCTACACCCGGACCTCTGAAAGTACGGTTAAGCGCCAATGGAGAGCCGCCCGGGCCTGGCTGCTTGATGAGTTGTCCGTGCAACCAGAAGGTTGA
- a CDS encoding DUF222 domain-containing protein, giving the protein MSHYTPLPSAEFLANTDRLSPIVRLGPIDDLESALESSWLDVSRATHRFLSLLREFDLRRGWQAYGCTDCAQWLDFKLKLSRTTALEKLRVAKALWFVPLIDAAFQSGELSYSQVRALTRVADETNEADLLAYARTSTAEQLEQCCKRLRHGDERTAGQIARRDHEARSVALYPHSGEILVKLPAEAFALVEQVLTQMVETLPEDPARGTAAARADAFMELVARGRAADGGSTPAADSTAADYQVLVHVDAQALSGAGGEADLPLPTIRRLCCEGSLVPILKDGQKVLDVGRKQRTVPLAIRRALAARDRSCRFPGCHHSRWLDAHHIRHWCDGGETSLDNLILLCSHHHRQMHEGGFRLRATAEGYYFARPDGRPIEGRGTESSAEARSVSSAEDLSASSAEDLSSASAETGDVPSQRSRLQFARRSVPAGRLQYRG; this is encoded by the coding sequence ATGTCTCACTACACCCCGCTGCCCAGTGCCGAGTTTCTCGCCAACACCGATCGCCTGTCGCCCATCGTCCGCCTCGGTCCCATCGATGATCTGGAATCCGCCCTGGAGTCGAGCTGGCTCGATGTGTCCCGGGCCACCCATCGCTTCCTGAGCCTGCTGCGCGAGTTCGATCTGCGCCGGGGCTGGCAGGCCTATGGCTGCACCGACTGTGCCCAGTGGCTCGACTTCAAACTCAAGCTGTCGCGGACGACGGCTTTAGAGAAATTGAGAGTCGCGAAAGCGCTGTGGTTCGTGCCTCTGATCGATGCGGCGTTCCAATCGGGTGAACTGTCCTACTCCCAGGTCCGGGCGCTCACGCGCGTCGCCGATGAGACGAACGAAGCCGACCTGCTGGCCTATGCCCGGACCTCGACGGCGGAGCAGCTGGAGCAGTGCTGTAAACGGTTGCGCCATGGGGATGAGCGCACGGCTGGTCAGATCGCGCGGCGGGATCATGAGGCCCGGTCGGTGGCGCTGTATCCCCATTCGGGGGAGATCCTGGTGAAACTGCCGGCCGAGGCTTTTGCTCTGGTAGAACAGGTACTGACGCAGATGGTGGAGACGCTGCCGGAAGATCCTGCTCGAGGTACCGCAGCCGCCCGGGCGGATGCGTTTATGGAACTGGTTGCGCGGGGGAGGGCGGCGGATGGCGGTTCAACCCCGGCCGCTGACTCGACGGCCGCCGACTATCAGGTCCTGGTGCATGTGGATGCGCAGGCATTATCCGGCGCCGGCGGCGAAGCGGACCTGCCCTTACCGACCATCCGGCGTCTGTGCTGTGAAGGGTCTCTGGTGCCGATCCTCAAGGACGGCCAGAAAGTACTGGATGTGGGCCGCAAACAGCGCACCGTACCCCTCGCCATCCGCCGGGCCCTGGCGGCCCGGGACCGAAGCTGCCGGTTTCCCGGCTGTCATCACAGCCGCTGGCTGGACGCCCACCACATCCGGCACTGGTGCGACGGCGGAGAAACCTCCCTCGATAATCTGATCCTGCTCTGCAGCCATCACCACAGGCAGATGCATGAAGGCGGGTTCAGGCTGCGGGCAACGGCCGAGGGCTACTACTTCGCGCGGCCCGACGGGCGGCCGATTGAGGGCCGAGGGACCGAATCTTCGGCGGAAGCCCGTTCAGTATCTTCCGCTGAAGATCTGTCCGCGTCTTCAGCGGAAGATCTCAGCTCGGCTTCAGCGGAAACCGGCGATGTCCCGTCGCAGCGTAGCAGGTTGCAGTTTGCGCGTCGTTCGGTACCTGCGGGCAGATTGCAGTATCGAGGCTGA
- a CDS encoding molybdopterin cofactor-binding domain-containing protein, with protein sequence MNRRNLLKVSALAGGGLMLELSLPGSALAAEASTIIDSKELNVFVQIASDGEITIYSSLPEMGQGVTTALPMIIAEEMGAKWEDVRVIQAPVDQQKYGLQGAGGSTSIPRDIGTMRRMGASAREMLIGAAALLMEVDREDLEAKDSQVIHASGERRTFGQLAALAAEQPVPDPETLSFKDPRSYTIIGTSVGGVDNLVIATGRSDFGIDVDIPGMKYASYTRCPRIGGTAVSFNEAEIRKLPGITDAFILQPDERSGKASMEFLEGLASLRGGVAIIGDDTWSVLDAKTRLEVEWDESSASEDDWSSMIERAQQIAREGGGDIRKAGSDVDEQLTKAGNRQLEAFYQFPFVAHVCMEPMNCTADYRQGTNGAPDTLEIWMGSQFPAQVKEIAQNMLGVDPANVKVNLKRLGGGFGRRAVHDFAAEAMAISHRGGVPVKLTWTRTDDIHNDFFRAGGFEHMKAAVNPEGKLVAWDQHYIGFRKGSRPVIGSGLAGNEFSMAALSNARVRQTMMDIATPCGAWRAPGSNTNAFVEQSFIHELAVLAGRDHVEFLRELMLPRRWVSEGNVNALNTGRAIDVIELAARKADWGKQMPQGSAQGMAFYFCHAAHIAEIVEVSVDADRNFSVDKVTVAVDVGPIINMSGAISQVQGSVVDGLSTMALQQITMKAGVIQQDNFHQYPVMRIAATPQIDVHFIQSDNPSTGLGEPALPPLAPAVTNAIYAATGVRIRSMPLSEAGFKLV encoded by the coding sequence ATGAATAGACGGAACCTGCTCAAGGTATCGGCACTGGCCGGCGGCGGGCTGATGCTCGAGCTGAGCCTACCCGGATCTGCACTGGCGGCGGAAGCCAGCACGATCATCGATTCGAAGGAACTGAACGTCTTCGTGCAGATCGCCTCCGACGGTGAAATCACCATCTATTCCAGCCTGCCGGAGATGGGACAGGGGGTGACCACGGCGCTCCCCATGATCATCGCCGAAGAGATGGGCGCGAAATGGGAGGATGTGCGGGTCATCCAGGCGCCGGTCGACCAGCAGAAATACGGGCTCCAGGGTGCCGGTGGTTCCACGTCGATTCCCAGAGATATCGGCACGATGCGCCGCATGGGTGCTTCGGCCCGGGAAATGCTGATCGGTGCAGCTGCATTGCTCATGGAAGTGGATCGGGAAGACCTCGAAGCAAAAGACAGCCAGGTGATCCACGCATCCGGCGAGCGTCGAACTTTCGGCCAGCTCGCAGCACTTGCTGCCGAACAGCCCGTCCCGGATCCGGAAACCCTCTCGTTCAAGGATCCGCGTTCCTACACGATTATCGGGACATCCGTCGGGGGTGTGGACAATCTGGTGATCGCAACCGGCCGATCCGACTTCGGCATCGACGTCGATATTCCCGGAATGAAATACGCCAGCTATACGCGCTGCCCGAGGATCGGCGGCACCGCTGTCAGCTTCAATGAAGCAGAGATCCGCAAACTGCCGGGGATCACTGACGCCTTCATTCTTCAGCCTGACGAGCGTTCCGGCAAAGCCTCGATGGAGTTTCTGGAGGGGCTGGCTTCGCTGCGCGGCGGGGTTGCGATCATCGGAGACGACACCTGGTCTGTGCTGGATGCAAAAACCAGACTCGAGGTTGAGTGGGATGAATCGTCCGCATCTGAGGATGACTGGTCGAGCATGATTGAGCGTGCTCAGCAGATTGCGCGTGAAGGCGGTGGTGATATCCGCAAGGCCGGATCAGACGTGGACGAGCAGCTGACAAAAGCCGGAAATCGGCAGCTGGAAGCCTTCTACCAGTTCCCCTTTGTGGCCCACGTCTGCATGGAGCCCATGAACTGCACGGCCGATTACCGCCAAGGAACCAATGGTGCGCCGGATACTCTGGAGATCTGGATGGGCAGTCAGTTTCCTGCCCAGGTGAAAGAGATCGCGCAGAACATGCTCGGAGTCGATCCAGCCAACGTGAAGGTGAATCTGAAACGCCTGGGCGGCGGTTTCGGCCGCCGTGCCGTTCACGACTTCGCCGCCGAAGCGATGGCGATCTCGCACCGCGGTGGCGTTCCGGTAAAGCTCACCTGGACCCGGACCGATGACATTCATAACGACTTCTTCAGGGCCGGTGGTTTTGAGCACATGAAGGCGGCCGTCAATCCGGAAGGAAAGCTGGTTGCATGGGATCAGCATTACATCGGGTTCAGGAAAGGTTCGAGGCCGGTAATCGGATCCGGCCTGGCGGGCAATGAATTTTCGATGGCTGCACTGAGCAACGCGCGCGTCCGCCAGACCATGATGGACATCGCCACACCCTGCGGGGCCTGGCGTGCCCCGGGATCCAATACCAATGCCTTTGTTGAGCAGAGCTTTATCCACGAACTGGCCGTGCTCGCCGGGCGCGATCACGTGGAGTTCCTGCGGGAGCTCATGCTGCCCAGGCGCTGGGTCAGCGAAGGCAATGTGAATGCGCTCAACACGGGCCGGGCCATCGACGTCATAGAACTCGCGGCCCGGAAAGCGGACTGGGGTAAGCAGATGCCGCAAGGCTCAGCCCAGGGAATGGCCTTCTACTTCTGTCATGCGGCGCACATCGCCGAGATTGTGGAAGTGTCCGTGGATGCAGATCGGAATTTCAGTGTGGATAAAGTGACAGTGGCTGTGGACGTCGGTCCGATCATCAACATGAGCGGTGCGATCAGTCAGGTTCAGGGATCCGTTGTCGACGGGCTGAGCACCATGGCCCTGCAGCAGATCACCATGAAAGCTGGCGTGATCCAGCAGGACAACTTTCATCAGTACCCTGTCATGCGGATCGCTGCAACACCGCAGATCGACGTGCACTTCATTCAGAGTGACAACCCCTCCACAGGCCTGGGCGAGCCCGCACTGCCTCCCCTGGCACCGGCCGTGACAAACGCGATATATGCTGCCACTGGTGTGCGCATTCGATCGATGCCGCTGAGTGAAGCGGGGTTTAAACTCGTGTAA
- a CDS encoding (2Fe-2S)-binding protein: protein MSKFKLTVNGVVHEVDVSPDMPLMWVLRDKLKLTGTKYGCGIAQCGACTVHVNGTAVRSCVLPVSAVQGPITTIEGLEDSGDLHPLQAAWIEHDVPQCGYCQAGQIMTAAALLATNARPSDADIDAAMSGNYCRCGTYIRIRQAVHTAAGYYSVDHHSDRRVQG, encoded by the coding sequence ATGAGTAAGTTCAAACTGACGGTGAACGGAGTAGTGCATGAGGTTGACGTCAGTCCTGATATGCCGCTCATGTGGGTGCTGCGCGACAAACTGAAACTGACGGGAACCAAATACGGCTGTGGTATCGCCCAGTGCGGCGCATGCACCGTTCATGTGAACGGCACGGCCGTCCGCTCCTGCGTGCTGCCCGTTTCAGCCGTGCAGGGCCCGATTACGACGATCGAGGGGCTCGAAGATAGCGGTGATCTGCACCCGCTGCAGGCCGCGTGGATCGAACACGATGTCCCCCAGTGCGGGTACTGTCAGGCCGGGCAGATCATGACGGCGGCGGCGCTGCTGGCAACGAACGCCAGACCCAGCGATGCGGACATCGATGCGGCAATGTCCGGCAACTACTGCCGATGCGGCACCTACATCCGGATTCGACAGGCCGTGCACACGGCAGCCGGCTACTACAGCGTCGACCACCACTCGGACAGGAGAGTCCAGGGATGA
- a CDS encoding class I adenylate-forming enzyme family protein, producing MDIRDIRRATARLTGEGQPYEMGPEVIDGVTFDVFRHAPVNLRELFRSSLEHAQRDFYVFLEQRWTFAQTWERAAEVANALLREGVQPGDRIAIAARNYPEWIFAFMGITSIGATAVCMNAWWTTEELAYGLTDSGTRLVFADSERLERLRPLSDTHPVDIVTMRTPHDPADSKVRSFEAFIAGASNVMPEPDVHPDANATILYTSGSTAHPKGVLATHRSIIHAVLGWECGAAIAVELSPELADPSPEFHPAMMLAVPLFHVAGLNVQFMSSFRGGRKLVGMYKWDPEAALRLIQDERITGFNGVPTMSWELVQSPDFDKYDLRSLKSAGGGGAAMAPEHSRQINRRLTPNGGVAGTGYGMTETNGLGTSISGTDLLERPRSAGRPIPPVVTIRVVDPAGNEVPRGQTGEIWFKGAMNFRGYWNNPKATAETLSDGWVHSGDIGHMDEQDFVFITDRAKDMIIRGGENIGCQEVEAVLCDHPAVSEAAVFGVPDERLGETVAAIVMHRPGTNPNAAELRAHALEHLARFKVPDIIHIVSEQLPRIASGKINKRGLKEEMIAALKAGELERG from the coding sequence ATGGACATCCGCGACATCAGACGCGCCACAGCCAGGCTGACCGGCGAAGGCCAGCCCTATGAGATGGGGCCTGAGGTCATCGACGGTGTGACCTTCGACGTATTCAGACATGCACCTGTCAATCTGCGGGAACTGTTCCGTTCCAGTCTTGAGCATGCACAACGCGACTTCTATGTGTTTCTGGAACAGCGGTGGACGTTTGCGCAGACCTGGGAGCGTGCGGCCGAAGTGGCCAATGCACTGCTGCGCGAAGGTGTGCAGCCCGGCGATCGCATCGCCATCGCGGCGCGCAACTATCCCGAGTGGATCTTCGCATTCATGGGCATCACTTCCATCGGTGCTACTGCGGTGTGCATGAATGCCTGGTGGACCACTGAGGAACTGGCCTATGGACTGACGGACAGCGGTACCCGGCTGGTCTTTGCCGACAGCGAGCGACTCGAACGATTGCGACCCCTGTCCGACACCCATCCGGTAGATATAGTGACGATGCGCACCCCGCACGACCCGGCGGACTCGAAGGTGCGTTCATTCGAAGCCTTCATCGCAGGCGCGTCGAACGTCATGCCGGAGCCCGATGTGCATCCGGATGCCAACGCGACCATTCTCTATACCTCCGGATCCACCGCGCATCCGAAGGGCGTGCTCGCGACCCATCGCAGCATCATCCACGCGGTGCTCGGCTGGGAGTGCGGTGCAGCCATCGCAGTGGAACTCTCACCCGAACTGGCAGACCCGTCTCCTGAGTTTCACCCGGCCATGATGCTGGCTGTGCCGCTGTTTCATGTTGCGGGGCTGAACGTCCAGTTCATGTCTTCTTTTCGCGGCGGCCGGAAGCTGGTCGGCATGTACAAGTGGGATCCGGAAGCAGCATTACGCCTGATACAGGACGAACGCATCACCGGTTTCAACGGGGTGCCGACCATGTCCTGGGAACTGGTGCAGTCGCCTGACTTCGATAAATACGACCTGCGCAGCCTGAAATCGGCTGGTGGTGGCGGGGCCGCCATGGCGCCTGAGCACTCGCGGCAGATCAACAGACGTCTTACGCCCAACGGCGGGGTCGCGGGTACCGGCTACGGAATGACCGAAACCAACGGCCTCGGTACATCGATCTCCGGCACCGATCTGCTGGAACGGCCGCGCAGTGCGGGCCGCCCGATCCCACCGGTCGTCACCATCAGGGTCGTCGATCCTGCCGGCAACGAGGTCCCCCGGGGGCAGACCGGGGAAATCTGGTTCAAGGGCGCGATGAACTTCCGGGGATACTGGAACAATCCCAAGGCAACCGCGGAGACACTCTCCGATGGCTGGGTTCACTCCGGCGATATCGGCCATATGGACGAGCAGGACTTCGTGTTCATCACCGATCGCGCCAAGGACATGATCATCCGCGGTGGTGAGAACATCGGCTGTCAGGAGGTGGAAGCCGTGCTGTGCGATCACCCCGCCGTCTCCGAAGCCGCGGTGTTCGGTGTGCCGGACGAGCGGCTCGGCGAGACCGTGGCCGCCATCGTCATGCATCGACCGGGAACGAATCCGAACGCAGCGGAACTGCGGGCGCACGCGCTCGAACATCTCGCCAGATTCAAAGTGCCGGACATCATTCACATCGTCAGCGAGCAGTTACCGCGCATCGCTTCCGGAAAGATCAACAAGCGCGGGTTGAAGGAAGAGATGATCGCGGCGCTGAAGGCTGGAGAGCTCGAGCGAGGGTAG
- a CDS encoding bifunctional alpha/beta hydrolase/OsmC family protein yields MTQIPSNSEHHMPTTRKLEFPNTRGESLAGALNLPDREPRAWVLFAHCFTCDRNSVAAARIARGLAAHGYAVLRFDFTGLGSSSGEFANTSFSSNVEDLVAAADYLRREYQAPALLIGHSLGGTAVLSAAGQIDECRAVVTIGAPATPEHVEKQFGASRAQIEREGEAEVSLAGRKFRIRRAFLEDLKQHPLADQVARLRRALLVFHAPLDEVVSIDEAGRIFMAARHPKSFVSLDGADHLLTRLADAQYVADTIAAWVSRYLSQEEPVRPPVQGGEVLVAEVNQRFTREITTDDHAWLGDEPKSAGGDNLGPDPYEHLLAALGACTSMTLRMYANRKAWPLDDVEVRVTHERRHIEDCQNCESEDGKVEVLSRHIILQGSLSQEQRSRLMEIADRCPVHRTLEADLRIETQLTADRQSRR; encoded by the coding sequence ATGACGCAGATTCCTTCCAACTCGGAGCACCACATGCCCACTACCCGCAAGCTGGAATTCCCAAATACCCGGGGCGAATCCCTCGCTGGCGCCCTGAACCTGCCGGATCGCGAGCCAAGGGCCTGGGTGCTGTTCGCCCACTGCTTCACCTGCGACCGCAACAGCGTGGCCGCCGCCCGCATCGCCCGGGGGCTGGCTGCGCATGGCTACGCCGTGCTGCGCTTCGATTTCACCGGTCTCGGGAGTTCGAGCGGTGAATTCGCCAACACCAGCTTCTCTTCCAACGTGGAGGATCTCGTCGCGGCGGCCGATTACCTGCGACGCGAGTATCAGGCTCCCGCACTGCTGATCGGTCACAGCCTCGGCGGCACTGCTGTGCTTTCAGCAGCCGGTCAGATTGACGAATGCCGGGCAGTGGTCACCATCGGCGCTCCGGCGACACCGGAGCACGTTGAAAAGCAGTTCGGCGCCAGTCGGGCGCAGATCGAGCGCGAGGGCGAAGCCGAGGTTTCCCTCGCCGGGCGAAAATTCCGCATCCGGCGCGCATTCCTGGAAGATCTCAAGCAGCATCCGCTGGCCGACCAGGTCGCGCGCCTGCGTCGCGCGCTGCTGGTGTTTCATGCGCCGCTCGACGAGGTGGTATCCATTGATGAAGCCGGTCGTATTTTCATGGCGGCCCGTCATCCCAAGAGTTTCGTGTCACTCGACGGTGCGGATCATCTGCTGACCCGTCTGGCGGATGCACAGTATGTTGCCGACACAATTGCCGCATGGGTGAGTCGTTATCTGTCCCAGGAGGAACCCGTGCGGCCGCCCGTGCAGGGCGGTGAGGTGCTGGTAGCGGAGGTCAATCAGCGCTTTACCCGGGAGATCACTACGGACGATCACGCCTGGCTCGGAGACGAACCCAAGTCCGCCGGTGGCGACAATCTGGGCCCGGATCCCTATGAACATCTGCTGGCAGCACTCGGTGCCTGCACCTCCATGACCCTGCGCATGTACGCAAATCGCAAGGCCTGGCCACTGGACGACGTGGAGGTGCGGGTAACCCACGAGCGCCGACACATCGAAGACTGTCAGAACTGCGAAAGCGAAGACGGAAAAGTCGAGGTGCTGAGCCGCCACATCATCCTGCAGGGTTCGTTATCTCAGGAACAGCGCAGCCGACTCATGGAGATCGCCGATCGCTGTCCCGTGCACCGCACACTGGAGGCGGACCTGCGGATCGAGACGCAGCTGACTGCGGATCGCCAGTCGAGGCGCTGA
- the surE gene encoding 5'/3'-nucleotidase SurE — translation MRILLTNDDSHDSPLFLLAITILKEFGDLSIVVPAQEQSWKGKSMTRFSELYVDRIDLHGTPAWSVTGTPADCVNLAIYNLMDEPPDLVVSGINIGINSGLGFFMASGTLGACFEANIARIPAIALSQALTREDFGAWYNTRSFPEASLARMQAATRELLPVIWKAYVLELNEPVTWSFNIPDPPLHPEIVRARLGRTYYRRCFSRRGDQFYHDLQPFEIDSEPDTDQAVVAGGNVSATRIDLSEIGQRL, via the coding sequence ATGCGAATCCTTCTCACCAACGACGACAGTCATGATTCACCGCTGTTTCTCCTCGCCATCACGATCCTGAAGGAATTCGGTGATCTGTCGATCGTGGTGCCCGCCCAGGAGCAGAGCTGGAAGGGTAAATCCATGACCCGTTTCAGCGAACTCTACGTCGACCGCATCGATCTGCACGGCACACCGGCCTGGTCGGTCACAGGGACACCGGCCGACTGCGTCAATCTGGCAATCTACAACCTGATGGACGAACCTCCGGACCTGGTGGTGTCGGGTATCAACATCGGGATCAACTCCGGCCTCGGGTTTTTCATGGCTTCCGGCACTCTGGGTGCCTGTTTCGAGGCAAACATCGCCCGCATTCCTGCCATTGCCCTGTCCCAGGCGCTGACACGGGAAGATTTCGGCGCCTGGTACAACACCCGCAGCTTTCCGGAAGCGTCACTCGCGCGCATGCAGGCAGCGACCCGGGAACTGCTGCCGGTCATCTGGAAAGCGTACGTGCTCGAGCTGAACGAACCGGTCACCTGGAGTTTCAACATTCCGGACCCGCCGCTGCATCCGGAGATCGTGCGTGCACGCCTGGGACGGACTTACTACCGCCGCTGCTTTTCCCGGCGCGGAGACCAGTTCTACCACGATCTGCAGCCCTTTGAGATCGACAGCGAACCCGACACGGATCAGGCGGTGGTAGCCGGTGGCAATGTCAGCGCCACCCGGATCGATCTCAGTGAAATCGGCCAGCGGCTCTGA
- a CDS encoding S41 family peptidase, which produces MLRIIICAAVLCVAPGLYAIDRESGSLIAERLAQVIEDNYVEPDTGREIAALLREGTWAARDESRLASRFTELLKPFDGHFSVRFRPPGPAVIEAEAGAVDYAGAIRRRNYGFQQVEILRGNIGYIDLREFAAAEAAGPTAAGAMQFVANAHALIFDLRRNGGGDPAMVQLLCSYLIEPGVLLNSLYWRPSNQTSQFWTLPVVPGARLIDKPVYVLIGARTGSAAEEFAYNLRALERGTLVGRTTYGAANPGQDMDLGGGWSVFVSTGKAINPITGSNWEGSGVEPHVDVSESSALRQAHELALGAELARNEDELAQQQLEWALDYLRAAQSPVAVSALETLTGHYGDRTISFEDGRLWYRRGERMAEALVAASPVLFYLESSDTLRVRFDADGRSASRFTEESYDGFFRSFERADRAEAQ; this is translated from the coding sequence ATGTTGAGAATCATTATCTGTGCCGCCGTACTGTGCGTCGCACCGGGCCTGTATGCCATTGATCGGGAGAGCGGCAGCCTGATCGCCGAGCGACTCGCGCAGGTGATCGAAGACAACTATGTCGAACCCGACACAGGACGGGAAATCGCGGCACTGCTGCGGGAGGGCACCTGGGCAGCACGAGACGAATCCCGCCTGGCGAGCCGGTTCACGGAGCTCCTCAAGCCATTCGACGGGCACTTCTCGGTTCGCTTCAGACCGCCGGGTCCGGCCGTGATCGAAGCAGAAGCCGGTGCTGTGGACTACGCGGGCGCGATCCGCCGCCGCAACTACGGATTTCAACAGGTGGAGATTCTGCGGGGCAACATCGGCTACATCGACCTGCGGGAGTTTGCTGCAGCTGAAGCTGCCGGACCCACCGCAGCGGGTGCCATGCAGTTCGTCGCAAACGCGCATGCGCTGATCTTCGATCTGCGACGCAACGGTGGCGGCGATCCTGCGATGGTGCAGCTGCTCTGCAGTTATCTGATCGAGCCCGGGGTGCTGCTCAACAGCCTTTACTGGCGACCCTCGAATCAGACCAGTCAGTTCTGGACATTGCCGGTGGTGCCGGGTGCGCGGCTGATCGACAAGCCGGTTTATGTTCTGATTGGTGCACGAACCGGCTCGGCGGCGGAGGAATTTGCCTACAACCTGCGCGCACTGGAGCGAGGAACGCTGGTTGGCCGGACGACTTATGGTGCGGCGAATCCAGGCCAGGATATGGATCTCGGTGGAGGCTGGTCGGTTTTCGTTTCTACCGGCAAGGCGATCAACCCCATCACGGGCAGCAACTGGGAGGGTAGCGGCGTTGAGCCCCATGTGGATGTCAGCGAATCCTCCGCGTTAAGGCAGGCCCATGAACTGGCCCTTGGCGCAGAACTTGCCCGAAACGAGGATGAGCTGGCGCAGCAGCAACTGGAATGGGCGCTCGACTACCTGCGCGCAGCGCAGTCGCCGGTTGCGGTGAGCGCGCTTGAGACACTGACCGGCCACTATGGCGATCGCACCATTTCCTTCGAGGATGGCCGGTTGTGGTATCGGCGCGGAGAGCGGATGGCGGAAGCGCTGGTGGCTGCGTCACCAGTACTCTTCTACCTGGAAAGCTCGGATACGCTGCGTGTGCGCTTTGATGCAGACGGCAGGTCAGCGTCCCGGTTCACAGAGGAGTCTTACGATGGCTTCTTTCGCAGTTTCGAGCGGGCGGACCGGGCAGAGGCGCAGTAA
- a CDS encoding HEAT repeat domain-containing protein has protein sequence MTTACVRLFLIICIASLSFSALAQTSAAQIVEQARERARQLDEIKQVLNDPDQNVRLAAFEAMVDSGDPLMRELALDAGIASTDQVLRGLALKYAVLSLEQLNLSLILDPGAPKEVQEKSRAYLEKTGSSFVLKIDTKSVDVARGYFHLPGNSNRTGNISGLVLTFDYGYHTGELHLQDDNTLAGTVYYSYGGNHQFKASAPIR, from the coding sequence ATGACCACTGCCTGCGTCAGATTATTCCTGATCATCTGTATTGCTTCACTCAGTTTCAGCGCACTTGCCCAGACGAGCGCAGCGCAGATCGTCGAACAGGCCCGGGAACGGGCCCGCCAACTCGACGAGATTAAACAGGTACTCAATGATCCGGATCAGAATGTGCGGCTCGCCGCCTTCGAGGCCATGGTGGACAGCGGCGATCCACTCATGCGTGAGCTCGCGCTCGATGCGGGAATTGCCAGCACGGATCAGGTACTGCGCGGACTCGCCCTCAAGTATGCGGTTCTCTCGCTTGAACAGCTTAACCTCAGCCTGATTCTGGATCCGGGCGCGCCGAAGGAAGTGCAGGAGAAATCACGCGCCTATCTGGAGAAGACCGGGTCCAGCTTCGTGCTGAAGATCGACACCAAATCCGTGGACGTAGCCCGCGGCTACTTCCATCTGCCCGGCAACAGCAATCGCACCGGAAATATCAGCGGGCTCGTTCTCACATTCGACTACGGCTACCACACCGGTGAACTGCACCTGCAGGACGACAACACGCTCGCCGGCACGGTCTATTACAGCTATGGCGGCAACCATCAGTTCAAGGCCTCAGCACCCATCCGCTGA